One stretch of Raphanus sativus cultivar WK10039 unplaced genomic scaffold, ASM80110v3 Scaffold2363, whole genome shotgun sequence DNA includes these proteins:
- the LOC130505551 gene encoding uncharacterized protein LOC130505551 → MKPARFAIRSLNDVASRKPWLPLAPRSFSANANEDRSSLDDWMFGGNSGGNDGKSGEFYQHLSKAQKDKRELGRSYGKDGSRGSNRDETFDPSSDGVDGKLKEAALIYNIDDDEEGVKKDGYSFRPDVNSWGANHFPKDLGYRKQMQRPRQNNKAEITTEEVLKKADFRNVRFLAQFITEAGILVKRKQTGISAKAQRKIAREIKTARAFGLMPFTTMGTKAFTFGKTMENRDQDFEYEVVDDDDEYDNAAE, encoded by the exons ATGAAACCTGCCCGTTTCGCGATTCGTTCCCTCAACGACGTCGCTTCCCGTAAACCATGGCTTCCTCTCGCGCCCAGAAGCTTCTCCGCTAATGCCAACGAAG ATCGATCTTCGCTGGACGATTGGATGTTCGGCGGAAACAGTGGTGGCAACGATGGAAAAAGCGGTGAGTTCTACCAGCATCTTAGCAAGGCGCAGAAAGACAAGCGCGAGCTGGGTAGATCGTACGGAAAAGACGGTTCGAGAGGTAGTAACAGAGACGAGACCTTCGATCCTTCGTCGGATGGTGTTGATGGTAAACTGAAGGAAGCTGCGTTGATTTACAACATCGACGACGACGAAGAAGGCGTGAAGAAGGATGGTTACTCGTTTAGGCCTGATGTCAACAGCTGGGGAGCTAATCACTTCCCTAAG GATTTAGGTTATAGAAAGCAGATGCAAAGACCTAGACAGAACAACAAGGCGGAGATAACCACCGAGGAAGTTCTGAAGAAAGCTGATTTCAGG AATGTTCGATTCCTTGCACAGTTCATCACCGAAGCTGGGATCCTTGTTAAGAGGAAGCAG ACTGGCATCAGTGCTAAGGCACAAAGAAAGATTGCTAGAGAGATCAAGACGGCCCGTGCATTTGGGCTGATGCCCTTCACAACAATGGGTACCAAGGCATTCACATTTGGGAAAACCATGGAGAACAGAGACCAAGATTTCGAGTATGAAGTGGTtgacgatgatgatgagtaTGACAATGCAGCTGAGTGA